Proteins encoded within one genomic window of Deltaproteobacteria bacterium HGW-Deltaproteobacteria-2:
- a CDS encoding cofactor-independent phosphoglycerate mutase codes for MKYVVLLGDGMADYPTEKLGGKTPLQCAFTPFMDQIAAEGTLGRVDTIPAGLNPGSDVATLSVLGYDPLENYTGRGPLEAASMGITIEPNDMVYRCNLVTIGDKDSPGAFMDDFTAGHISTEEAREIILDINKELGLPPYQFFPGVGYRHLFVWRDAPDAPETTAPHDITGKPIAEYIPRGNSFEEINSIMRRAGEILLNHPVNAKRKNAGKKQANSIWLWGQGRKPQIVPLTQKYALSGGMISAVDLLKGIGIIAGLKVFPVEGATGYIDTNYDGKAKMALDILNFMDFVFVHLEAPDEMGHEGNAAGKIQAIELFDEKIVGPILNKIGSFGNYRIIVLSDHPTPLDVRTHVSDPSPFAVLSSIKEENKAAGLPFNEITAKESSILISPGYLLMEKFIKDWKTIVS; via the coding sequence ATGAAATACGTAGTATTGCTCGGCGATGGCATGGCCGATTATCCGACAGAGAAACTTGGCGGAAAAACTCCACTACAGTGTGCATTTACTCCTTTTATGGATCAAATTGCCGCAGAAGGCACTCTGGGACGTGTCGATACCATTCCCGCAGGATTGAATCCGGGAAGCGATGTCGCCACTTTAAGCGTTCTGGGGTATGACCCCCTTGAGAACTATACCGGTCGCGGACCGCTGGAAGCGGCCAGCATGGGGATAACCATCGAACCTAATGATATGGTTTATCGTTGTAATCTTGTAACAATAGGAGATAAGGATTCGCCCGGCGCTTTTATGGATGATTTTACCGCCGGCCATATTTCCACTGAAGAAGCACGCGAAATAATTCTTGATATAAATAAAGAACTCGGTTTGCCTCCGTACCAGTTTTTCCCGGGTGTCGGTTATCGTCATTTGTTCGTTTGGCGTGATGCTCCTGATGCTCCTGAAACAACTGCTCCTCATGATATCACCGGCAAGCCCATTGCTGAATATATTCCACGCGGCAATTCTTTTGAGGAAATTAATTCGATTATGCGGCGTGCCGGAGAAATTTTACTAAATCATCCTGTTAACGCCAAAAGAAAAAATGCCGGCAAGAAACAGGCTAATTCCATCTGGCTCTGGGGGCAGGGGAGAAAACCGCAGATTGTTCCACTTACTCAAAAATATGCTCTGTCGGGCGGAATGATTTCCGCAGTTGATTTACTCAAAGGCATCGGCATTATTGCCGGATTAAAAGTATTTCCTGTGGAAGGGGCGACGGGCTACATTGATACTAATTATGATGGCAAGGCTAAAATGGCTCTGGATATTTTGAATTTTATGGATTTTGTTTTTGTCCATCTGGAAGCTCCTGATGAAATGGGACATGAAGGAAACGCCGCCGGTAAAATTCAGGCGATCGAACTTTTTGATGAAAAAATAGTAGGACCGATTTTAAACAAAATTGGATCTTTCGGTAATTACCGGATTATTGTTTTAAGTGATCATCCAACGCCGCTGGATGTGAGAACCCATGTCAGCGATCCCAGCCCGTTCGCTGTTTTATCTTCCATTAAAGAAGAGAACAAAGCTGCGGGATTGCCCTTTAATGAGATAACCGCGAAAGAAAGTTCTATATTAATTTCTCCGGGGTATCTGTTGATGGAAAAATTTATAAAGGATTGGAAAACTATTGTCAGTTAG
- a CDS encoding acyl-CoA thioesterase — MSVSNTTKVRVLYADTDAMGVVYHTNYIKWFEIGRSELMRQMGVPYTELGKVGLNLPLIKVSCEYLKFATYDQLLTVETEFDYIKKATVRYNSRIWNENKENLIAEGYTIHACTNNEGKIRRIPKLLLELINKYNIKGE, encoded by the coding sequence TTGTCAGTTAGCAATACAACTAAAGTCAGAGTGCTTTACGCGGATACCGACGCTATGGGCGTGGTTTATCACACAAATTATATAAAATGGTTTGAAATCGGACGCAGTGAATTAATGCGTCAAATGGGGGTTCCCTATACGGAACTGGGAAAAGTTGGTCTGAATCTTCCACTTATAAAAGTAAGCTGTGAATATCTGAAATTTGCGACATACGATCAGCTTTTGACTGTCGAGACTGAATTTGATTATATCAAGAAGGCAACTGTAAGATACAATTCAAGAATATGGAATGAAAATAAAGAAAATCTGATTGCGGAAGGATACACTATTCACGCCTGCACAAATAATGAGGGTAAAATACGCAGAATACCTAAACTGCTTCTTGAGCTGATAAATAAATATAATATTAAAGGGGAATAA
- the iorA gene encoding indolepyruvate ferredoxin oxidoreductase subunit alpha: protein MKVLMSGNEAIARGAYEAGVRFAAAYPGTPSTEILEAFAKYEGVYAEWSTNEKVAVEVAIGAALAGEKAMAVMKHVGVNVAADPIFTVSYTGTNGALVIVSADDPSLHSSQNEQDNRNYARFAKIPILEPSDAQEAKKYIKLAFEISVKFDTPVFLRSTTRVSHSKSVVTVEEPEKYKDKTGFVYNTEKYVMVPHCARLRRVEVEKRQQLLKEFVETFSENRMEINNPNVGIITAGMPYNYAKEVFPDYSYLKLGMVYPLPEKLIRDFASKVKKIYVVEELDPFLEEQIKAMGIKLIGKEIFPYTLEFDPGVIKNAIEKNTPEAVSPYKENLSPRPPNLCPGCPHRGLFYALRKHKVYVHGDIGCYTLSYMKPLEGLHSCICMGASIGMAHGMSKAMKEKGKGKVVGVIGDSTFLHSGITPLLDMAYNNSDALIIILDNSTTAMTGMQEHPGTGYTLMGEEAKKVNLKVLVSALGIENIKIIDPLDQKATRSAIKEELGKDGPSVIIAQSPCALFKRANIKAKPALKVDPDKCEGCKMCLNLNCPPISWKKGITKEGSKRKGISFIDGTICNGCGLCEQVCKFGAIS, encoded by the coding sequence TTGAAAGTACTAATGTCAGGGAATGAAGCTATTGCCCGCGGTGCGTATGAAGCGGGCGTTAGGTTTGCGGCAGCTTATCCGGGAACTCCCAGCACAGAAATTCTTGAAGCATTTGCAAAATATGAAGGTGTTTACGCCGAATGGTCGACCAACGAAAAGGTTGCTGTCGAAGTTGCCATAGGTGCGGCTTTGGCCGGAGAAAAAGCCATGGCGGTTATGAAACACGTTGGTGTCAATGTTGCCGCCGATCCTATTTTCACAGTCAGCTATACCGGAACTAACGGGGCGTTGGTTATTGTCAGTGCCGATGATCCTTCACTGCACAGCTCTCAAAATGAGCAGGACAATCGCAATTACGCGCGGTTTGCCAAGATTCCCATCCTGGAACCATCCGATGCTCAGGAAGCTAAGAAATATATAAAGCTTGCTTTTGAAATCAGCGTAAAATTTGATACGCCGGTTTTTTTACGTTCTACCACACGCGTGTCTCATTCCAAATCAGTTGTAACTGTTGAAGAACCAGAAAAATATAAAGACAAAACGGGTTTCGTCTATAACACCGAGAAATACGTTATGGTACCTCACTGTGCGCGACTGCGAAGGGTGGAGGTGGAAAAACGACAGCAGCTGTTGAAAGAATTCGTGGAAACATTTTCTGAAAACAGAATGGAAATCAACAATCCGAACGTTGGAATTATTACAGCTGGAATGCCTTATAACTATGCCAAAGAAGTCTTTCCCGATTATTCATATTTAAAATTGGGCATGGTTTATCCGTTGCCGGAGAAGTTAATTCGCGATTTTGCATCGAAAGTTAAGAAAATATATGTCGTTGAAGAGTTGGATCCCTTTCTGGAAGAACAGATAAAAGCGATGGGCATTAAATTAATCGGCAAGGAAATCTTTCCTTATACTCTTGAATTTGATCCGGGAGTTATTAAAAACGCAATTGAAAAAAATACACCTGAAGCCGTTTCGCCTTACAAAGAAAACCTGTCGCCACGTCCGCCGAATCTTTGTCCCGGTTGTCCGCACCGCGGATTGTTTTATGCATTACGTAAACACAAAGTTTATGTTCACGGTGATATCGGCTGTTATACCTTGTCTTATATGAAACCATTGGAAGGTTTGCATTCCTGCATTTGTATGGGCGCAAGTATCGGAATGGCGCACGGTATGAGTAAAGCTATGAAGGAAAAAGGGAAGGGCAAGGTGGTTGGAGTAATAGGCGACTCTACTTTTTTACATTCAGGAATAACTCCTCTTTTGGATATGGCATATAATAATAGTGATGCTTTAATCATTATCCTGGATAACAGCACAACAGCCATGACAGGGATGCAGGAACACCCCGGAACCGGCTATACCTTAATGGGGGAAGAGGCGAAAAAAGTTAATCTAAAAGTTTTAGTATCAGCCCTAGGCATTGAAAATATAAAGATTATTGATCCGCTTGATCAGAAAGCAACAAGAAGTGCCATCAAAGAAGAACTGGGCAAAGATGGCCCATCTGTCATTATTGCCCAAAGCCCTTGTGCTTTATTTAAGAGAGCAAATATTAAAGCGAAGCCGGCGTTGAAAGTTGATCCGGATAAATGTGAAGGCTGCAAGATGTGTTTAAATTTGAATTGCCCGCCGATATCCTGGAAAAAAGGTATAACGAAGGAAGGATCAAAACGCAAAGGTATTTCTTTTATTGATGGAACCATTTGTAATGGGTGCGGTTTATGTGAACAGGTTTGCAAATTCGGAGCTATAAGTTAA
- a CDS encoding indolepyruvate oxidoreductase subunit beta (Involved in the incorporation of exogenous aryl acids in the biosynthesis of aromatic amino acids: catalysis of the ferredoxin-dependent oxidative decarboxylation of arylpyruvates.), protein MSDNEVKSILFAGVGGQGILRASDIICEVIMEAGLDVKKSEVHGMAQRGGCVTSHVRYGEKVYSPLAEPGRIQTLVAFEKMESLRYLKFLYRNAVIVVNTEEIYPPEVNMGDAPYPEEIISFLRKHYGKVISLNAAELAQKAGNIKTANVVLLGAISNLMNIDKSIWESVIKKSFPEKLVKMNLIAFQMGIDA, encoded by the coding sequence ATGTCTGATAATGAAGTAAAAAGTATATTGTTTGCCGGTGTTGGCGGACAGGGTATTTTAAGAGCCAGTGATATTATCTGTGAAGTGATCATGGAAGCCGGTTTGGATGTTAAAAAAAGCGAAGTTCATGGCATGGCTCAGCGGGGTGGTTGTGTGACCAGCCATGTCCGATATGGGGAAAAAGTATATTCACCGCTGGCAGAGCCGGGAAGAATTCAAACGCTTGTAGCTTTCGAAAAAATGGAATCTCTGCGCTATTTAAAATTCCTGTATAGAAATGCTGTTATTGTTGTGAACACGGAAGAAATTTATCCTCCGGAAGTCAATATGGGTGATGCACCATATCCGGAAGAAATTATATCTTTTTTGCGGAAGCATTATGGGAAGGTTATAAGTTTAAATGCTGCCGAGCTTGCTCAGAAAGCCGGTAACATCAAAACGGCAAATGTGGTCCTTCTGGGTGCTATATCCAACCTTATGAATATTGATAAATCTATCTGGGAAAGCGTTATTAAGAAATCATTTCCGGAAAAATTGGTAAAAATGAACTTAATTGCTTTTCAAATGGGAATTGATGCTTAA
- a CDS encoding integrase: MAEDYYQVLGVDKKATADDIKKAYRKLALKWHPDKNPNNKAAEEKFKKISEAYAVLSDDKKRGEYDQFGSAEQYRQQYSQEDIFRDVDLDEILRSFGFGGARAGGGRTTFRTTRRGGGARDDYDDPFAGLFGGGMGGGRQQYANMPQKGQDAEYNLSIALEESVFGADKKISFQLENRVEDISVKIPAGISSGKKLRLPGKGLSGYNGGPSGDLYLNINVLPHPIYARDGNDLYIEKTIKFTQAILGTSIDVTTLDGSVKRLKISPGTQNNTKIRMKGYGVPGLKGAPKGDLYVKINVDVPKKLSDRQMKLVQQLADDGI; the protein is encoded by the coding sequence ATGGCAGAAGACTACTATCAAGTTCTAGGTGTAGACAAAAAAGCAACAGCGGACGATATAAAAAAAGCATACCGCAAGCTAGCTTTAAAATGGCATCCGGATAAAAATCCAAATAACAAAGCCGCGGAAGAAAAATTCAAAAAAATAAGCGAAGCTTATGCCGTTTTAAGCGACGATAAAAAGCGTGGAGAGTACGACCAGTTTGGTTCCGCCGAGCAGTATAGACAGCAGTATTCTCAGGAAGACATTTTCCGGGATGTCGATCTGGACGAAATATTAAGGAGTTTTGGTTTTGGCGGAGCAAGGGCAGGGGGAGGAAGAACAACTTTCCGGACAACTAGAAGAGGCGGCGGTGCCCGTGATGATTATGACGATCCCTTTGCCGGTTTGTTTGGTGGTGGTATGGGTGGCGGACGGCAACAATATGCGAACATGCCTCAAAAAGGGCAGGATGCTGAATATAACCTATCTATTGCTTTGGAAGAATCAGTATTTGGCGCGGATAAAAAGATTTCTTTTCAGTTGGAAAATCGCGTCGAAGATATCAGTGTAAAGATACCGGCCGGAATCAGTAGCGGCAAAAAACTAAGGCTACCCGGCAAGGGATTATCAGGTTATAATGGTGGACCAAGCGGCGATTTATACTTGAATATAAACGTATTGCCGCATCCTATATATGCACGCGACGGCAACGATTTATATATTGAAAAAACCATCAAATTTACCCAGGCGATATTGGGAACATCTATCGATGTCACCACATTAGATGGCTCTGTAAAGAGATTGAAAATTAGCCCCGGCACACAGAACAATACCAAGATAAGAATGAAGGGTTATGGCGTGCCCGGATTAAAAGGTGCTCCCAAAGGAGATCTATACGTAAAAATAAATGTAGATGTCCCAAAGAAGTTATCAGATCGTCAAATGAAGCTCGTTCAGCAACTTGCTGACGATGGAATTTGA
- a CDS encoding DNA polymerase III subunit alpha: MKHSDFVHLHLHTQYSLLDGMIRLEDLFKKAREYKMPAIAITDHGNMFGAIDFYQHAYKHGVKPIIGCELYVAPNKLTDRTASGESAKHLIVLVKNAQGYKNLMKLTTAGYLKGFYYRPRVDKELLKECHEGLIASSACLHGEIADLIMRGNIEEAKKVARHYQDIFGEDNFYLEIMENGIPEQKIANAGLLEISSELSIPLIATNDCHYLERDHAEAHDILLCIQTGKTIKDADRMSLSTDQFYFRSPEEMHQLFSLTPEALSNTISIAERCNFSLETGKFYLPNFEIKNPEESLNEYLERKAREGLEKLFPVILKGQKENESAIKEKYEKRLNEELEIIKSMGFAGYFLIVSDFVKHAKHNNIPVGPGRGSAPGSLVAYAIRITNIDPIRYNLFFERFLNPSRITMPDIDIDFCQEGRDEIIRYVTEKYGQDKVSQIITFGKMQAKGVVRDVGRALDIPYSEADRIAKLIPNTLNITLNEAIKAEPRLAQEEKNNPQIAKLLSLSRILEGINRHASTHAAGVVISDVPLVERVPLCSPKDDVVSQYSMNDIQTVGLTKFDFLGLKTLTVIKNTLNFIKASKDIEIDIDNLPLDDKKTYELLMKGETDGIFQLESSGMRDLAINLKPDHIEDIIALIALYRPGPMKMLPEFTARKQGKTKISYELPQLEAILKETYGIILYQEQVMQIASIIGGYSMSEADTLRKVMSKKKAADMDKEKPKFLEGAKKHKINENKAKTIWEQMETFAEYGFNKSHSTSYAIIAYQTAYLKAHYPAAFMAALLTSEKDNRDKIIKYMSACKELGINILPPDLNESQRDFTISGENIRFGMAAIKNVGLAAVDSIISVRKEAKFTSFMDFLNRVDLRKVNKRVIESLIKCGAFDSLSYKRRQLMEHYEEAMDEAQRNQKEKQSNQSSFFDQFKSGASSENNGAQFYQIPDDVPEWDHKKLLSIEREALGFYITGHPLLRFADRLKFVTNADSGNLNTKNDKDTVTVAGVVSGISEKTTKRKDIMCYVTLEDLQGSINIIFFAELYKKYYSLLHEEEPIVVKGTLDIGGGEETPKIIALEVTSLSKSLENPYKQVRFMVDANKVSTESLSSFISLMKKYQGKYESYMHIMNGKSETIVYLGDDFRLDINDKLKKEADGILGEGATIYS, encoded by the coding sequence ATGAAGCATTCTGATTTTGTACACCTGCATTTGCATACACAATACAGTCTGCTTGACGGAATGATTCGTCTGGAAGACCTGTTCAAAAAAGCCCGCGAATATAAAATGCCGGCAATAGCCATCACCGATCATGGCAATATGTTCGGCGCAATTGATTTTTATCAGCATGCCTACAAACATGGAGTCAAACCTATAATCGGGTGTGAATTATACGTCGCTCCCAATAAGCTAACGGATAGAACCGCCAGCGGTGAAAGCGCAAAACATTTAATTGTTCTGGTCAAAAATGCACAGGGTTATAAAAACCTGATGAAGCTGACAACGGCCGGTTATTTGAAGGGTTTTTATTACAGACCCCGCGTGGACAAAGAATTGTTGAAGGAATGTCACGAGGGATTAATCGCTTCCAGCGCCTGTTTGCATGGTGAAATAGCCGATTTAATCATGCGGGGTAATATAGAAGAAGCGAAAAAAGTCGCCCGTCATTATCAGGACATTTTCGGTGAAGATAATTTTTATCTGGAAATAATGGAGAACGGGATTCCCGAACAGAAAATTGCCAACGCGGGTTTATTAGAAATCAGCAGCGAGTTATCAATTCCGCTTATAGCAACCAACGACTGTCATTATCTGGAACGTGATCATGCCGAGGCGCATGATATTTTACTGTGCATCCAGACAGGTAAAACAATCAAAGATGCGGACAGGATGAGCTTGAGCACGGATCAATTTTATTTCCGTTCTCCCGAAGAAATGCACCAACTCTTTTCCCTAACGCCGGAAGCCTTGTCCAACACGATAAGCATTGCCGAAAGATGCAACTTTTCTCTGGAAACAGGTAAATTTTATTTACCTAATTTTGAAATCAAGAATCCCGAAGAATCTCTTAACGAATATCTGGAAAGAAAGGCAAGGGAAGGGCTGGAAAAGCTTTTTCCTGTTATATTAAAAGGCCAGAAAGAAAATGAATCGGCCATAAAGGAAAAGTACGAAAAACGTCTTAATGAAGAATTGGAAATAATTAAATCCATGGGTTTCGCGGGTTATTTTTTGATTGTTTCCGATTTCGTCAAACATGCCAAACATAATAACATCCCCGTAGGTCCCGGTCGTGGTTCCGCTCCGGGAAGCCTTGTGGCATATGCGATAAGAATCACTAACATCGATCCCATCCGTTATAATTTATTCTTTGAACGGTTTTTAAATCCCAGCCGTATTACTATGCCGGATATTGATATTGATTTTTGTCAGGAAGGCCGGGATGAAATTATTAGATATGTGACTGAGAAATACGGCCAGGACAAAGTTTCTCAAATTATCACTTTTGGAAAAATGCAGGCCAAGGGCGTAGTTCGTGACGTAGGACGCGCCTTGGATATACCTTACAGCGAAGCGGATAGAATCGCCAAATTGATTCCCAACACCCTTAACATAACACTCAATGAAGCGATCAAGGCGGAACCTCGACTGGCTCAGGAAGAAAAAAATAATCCTCAGATAGCCAAGCTTTTATCATTGTCCCGCATTCTGGAAGGAATTAACCGTCACGCCTCGACTCACGCAGCGGGAGTAGTAATCTCCGATGTGCCTTTGGTCGAAAGGGTTCCTCTTTGTTCTCCCAAAGACGATGTTGTTTCTCAGTATTCCATGAATGACATCCAGACAGTTGGTTTGACTAAGTTCGATTTTCTGGGTCTTAAAACATTAACAGTAATTAAAAACACTCTTAATTTCATCAAGGCATCAAAAGATATCGAGATAGACATAGACAACTTGCCTCTGGATGATAAAAAAACTTATGAACTTTTAATGAAAGGTGAAACAGACGGGATTTTTCAACTGGAAAGTTCCGGTATGAGAGATCTTGCCATTAATTTAAAGCCTGATCATATTGAAGATATAATCGCCCTTATTGCTCTTTACAGGCCCGGGCCGATGAAAATGCTTCCGGAATTTACCGCCCGCAAACAGGGGAAAACCAAAATATCATATGAGCTGCCTCAACTGGAAGCTATACTGAAAGAAACCTACGGTATTATTCTTTATCAGGAGCAGGTTATGCAGATTGCCAGCATAATCGGCGGCTACAGTATGTCCGAAGCGGATACCTTACGTAAAGTTATGAGCAAAAAAAAAGCCGCGGATATGGACAAGGAAAAACCCAAATTTCTTGAAGGCGCTAAAAAACATAAAATTAATGAAAACAAAGCAAAGACCATCTGGGAGCAGATGGAGACATTTGCTGAATACGGCTTTAATAAATCTCACAGCACGTCATATGCGATAATTGCTTATCAGACTGCCTATCTCAAGGCCCATTATCCGGCGGCATTCATGGCCGCGCTGCTCACAAGTGAAAAAGACAACCGGGATAAAATAATAAAGTATATGAGCGCCTGCAAGGAATTGGGCATCAATATTCTGCCACCCGATTTAAATGAGTCACAAAGAGATTTTACGATTTCCGGAGAAAATATTCGTTTTGGAATGGCAGCGATTAAAAATGTCGGTTTGGCTGCTGTTGATTCGATAATTTCTGTCCGTAAAGAAGCGAAATTCACTTCCTTTATGGATTTTCTGAACCGGGTTGATTTGCGCAAAGTCAACAAAAGAGTAATCGAAAGTCTTATCAAATGCGGTGCTTTTGATTCTTTGAGCTATAAGCGTCGTCAACTCATGGAACATTATGAAGAGGCTATGGATGAAGCTCAGCGCAATCAAAAAGAAAAACAAAGCAATCAGTCCAGTTTTTTTGACCAATTTAAATCCGGTGCTTCATCAGAAAATAATGGTGCTCAATTTTATCAAATACCGGATGATGTACCGGAATGGGATCACAAAAAACTGTTATCCATTGAAAGGGAAGCTTTGGGTTTCTATATTACCGGCCACCCTCTACTGCGTTTTGCTGATCGTTTGAAATTTGTTACCAATGCTGATTCCGGCAATTTAAACACTAAAAATGATAAAGATACTGTGACTGTTGCCGGAGTAGTAAGTGGCATCAGTGAAAAAACGACAAAAAGAAAAGATATAATGTGTTACGTTACTCTCGAAGACTTGCAGGGTTCAATAAATATTATATTTTTTGCTGAGTTATATAAAAAATATTATTCTCTTCTACATGAAGAAGAACCAATCGTCGTTAAAGGAACTCTTGATATAGGTGGGGGGGAGGAAACGCCGAAGATAATTGCTCTGGAAGTAACTTCTTTGAGTAAATCTTTAGAAAATCCTTATAAGCAAGTCCGGTTTATGGTTGACGCCAATAAGGTATCGACGGAGAGCCTTTCATCGTTTATTTCTTTGATGAAGAAATACCAGGGTAAATACGAAAGTTACATGCACATTATGAATGGGAAAAGTGAAACAATTGTCTATCTTGGTGATGATTTTCGTCTCGACATTAATGATAAATTAAAGAAAGAAGCGGATGGGATATTAGGGGAGGGCGCCACAATCTACTCTTAA
- a CDS encoding IMP dehydrogenase — protein MLDDTVKESLTFDDLLLIPAASNVLPRDVNTSTLLTKNISLNIPIVSAAMDTVTESRTAICMAQEGGIGIIHRNMSIEQQAIEVDKVKKSESGMIVDPITIEPDRKVSDALKLMNQYSISGVPVVKKGKLVGILTNRDLRFEENIDQPVANVMTKENLVTVSANISLEDSKKLLHQHRIEKLLVVDKEYRLKGLITIKDIEKIRRYPNACKDSLGRLRVGAAVGIIDREARIDALLAAGADVISIDTSHGHSAGVIRAIKATKSNFPKCELIAGNVATSEGAKALIAAGVDAVKVGVGPGSICTTRIIAGVGVAQMSAIRDTYKIASKKGIPVMADGGIKYSGDIVKAIGAGAHCVMIGGLFAGTEESPGETILFQGRSYKVYRGMGSLEAMKMGSRDRYYQDDIEGPAKIVPEGIEGRVPFRGSLSASILQLIGGLKAGMGYVGCKTIPEMIENARFVRITQAGLRESHVHDVIITKEAPNYWLD, from the coding sequence ATGCTTGATGATACAGTAAAGGAGTCTTTGACCTTTGATGACCTTCTTCTAATTCCGGCAGCTTCCAATGTTTTGCCTCGGGATGTCAATACATCCACTTTATTAACAAAAAACATTTCTCTCAATATTCCCATAGTTTCCGCTGCCATGGACACGGTAACGGAATCACGCACCGCTATTTGTATGGCCCAGGAAGGCGGCATTGGCATCATTCACCGCAACATGAGCATAGAACAGCAAGCGATTGAAGTGGACAAGGTAAAGAAATCAGAAAGTGGGATGATTGTTGATCCAATTACCATCGAACCAGACCGCAAAGTCAGCGACGCTTTGAAACTGATGAATCAATATTCCATTTCTGGTGTGCCGGTTGTCAAAAAAGGAAAGCTTGTCGGGATTCTTACCAATCGGGATCTGCGGTTTGAAGAAAATATAGATCAGCCTGTCGCCAATGTCATGACCAAGGAAAATCTTGTTACAGTATCTGCGAATATTTCTCTGGAAGATTCCAAGAAACTTCTTCACCAGCATAGAATTGAAAAACTTCTTGTTGTTGATAAAGAGTACAGATTAAAAGGCTTAATCACAATTAAAGACATTGAAAAAATACGCCGCTATCCAAACGCCTGTAAAGATTCATTAGGAAGACTGCGGGTAGGCGCAGCGGTCGGAATTATTGATAGAGAAGCAAGAATTGACGCGCTTCTTGCGGCCGGTGCTGATGTAATTTCAATTGACACATCACATGGACATTCCGCAGGAGTCATAAGAGCCATTAAAGCGACTAAATCAAATTTCCCAAAATGCGAGTTAATCGCCGGAAACGTCGCAACATCGGAAGGTGCCAAGGCTCTTATTGCCGCCGGTGTTGATGCCGTAAAAGTCGGTGTTGGTCCCGGATCCATTTGCACCACACGAATTATTGCCGGAGTCGGTGTGGCTCAGATGTCGGCAATCCGAGACACGTATAAGATTGCCTCCAAAAAAGGCATTCCCGTAATGGCTGACGGCGGAATAAAATATTCCGGTGATATTGTCAAAGCAATCGGCGCAGGAGCCCACTGTGTGATGATCGGCGGATTATTTGCCGGCACAGAAGAAAGTCCGGGAGAAACCATTTTATTTCAGGGACGCAGTTATAAAGTTTATCGCGGCATGGGTTCGCTGGAAGCAATGAAGATGGGCAGCCGTGACCGTTACTATCAGGATGATATCGAAGGTCCGGCAAAAATCGTTCCCGAAGGAATCGAAGGAAGAGTTCCTTTCCGCGGTTCTCTTTCCGCAAGTATTCTTCAACTTATCGGCGGACTCAAAGCCGGCATGGGTTATGTCGGATGCAAAACAATCCCGGAAATGATTGAAAATGCGCGTTTTGTCCGCATTACTCAGGCAGGTTTGAGAGAAAGTCATGTCCATGATGTAATTATTACCAAGGAAGCACCCAATTACTGGCTGGATTAA